From Nitrososphaerales archaeon, one genomic window encodes:
- the acnA gene encoding aconitate hydratase AcnA: MAANDFAVVRKKVDTPEGRAWSYSPLALKGLGYDVEALPYSMRVLLENALRNSGRVPGAEEAAMALAEWPKSIGEELPFMPYRVLLQDYTGVPLVVDLAAMRDAAKRAGMQPKTVNSNVPVDLVIDHSVQVDAWSSGVALNFNLEKEYERNSERYSLLKWAQSSFTGMRVFPPGKGICHQVNLEYLSKVVTTAKSGGGLEAFPDTLVGTDSHTTMVNGLGVLGWGVGGIEAEAVMLGEPYHMPIPKVLGVRFTGRLQEGVTPTDMVLTVTERLREKNVVGSFVEYFGEGYRALSVPDRATIGNMSPEYGATVGFCPVDESTLAYLLGTGREKRHVEFVRDFARQNGFFAEGSEPKYSEVMVVDLDKIEPSIAGPRNPEERRALKSVPTFAVDFLHRYRAASPAGSGAGGATSASGAQVVLQQRKLQGAPLEDGTVVIAAITSCTNTSNPTVMVGAGLIAKKAAERGLSPKPWVKASLAPGSTVVTDYLRNSGLLPYLDKLGFNIVGYGCTTCIGNSGPLSPEVEREIIERDLYAVAVLSGNRNFDGRIHPLAKGSFLMSPMLVVAYSLAGRIDFDFYNSPLGVDKTGEKVFLSDLWPSQGEIKEAAERSLSPDLYRRRYEGAMKGDDKWNALASYTDDLYHWQEDSTYIRQPPWFDESQTKSAKAEIRAARALALLEDKVTTDHISPAGTIAVDSPAGKYLLGRKVDMIHFSTYGSRRGNHEVMVRGGFSNIRLRNALAGGKEGGWTRHLPSGEVTSIFDASGRYQREGVPLIILAGKQYGSGSSRDWAAKAPKLLGVRAVIAESFERIHRSNLIAMGVLPLQLMEGENCKTLGLTGEETFDITGISAMKGPKQLVDVMARGKAGEKRFKVMCRVDNATEMRYIESGGVLPFVFSRLRNTVH; this comes from the coding sequence ATGGCCGCGAATGACTTCGCTGTCGTCCGCAAGAAGGTGGACACCCCTGAAGGCAGGGCGTGGAGCTACAGCCCGCTCGCACTGAAGGGTCTCGGCTACGACGTCGAAGCTCTTCCGTACTCCATGAGAGTGCTGCTTGAGAACGCTCTGAGGAATTCCGGAAGAGTGCCCGGTGCCGAGGAGGCGGCTATGGCTCTGGCCGAGTGGCCAAAGAGCATCGGGGAGGAGCTCCCATTCATGCCCTACCGTGTCCTCCTTCAGGACTACACGGGCGTGCCACTCGTGGTCGACCTGGCTGCGATGCGAGACGCAGCCAAGAGGGCGGGCATGCAGCCGAAGACTGTCAACTCGAACGTCCCCGTCGACCTGGTCATCGACCACTCGGTGCAGGTGGACGCGTGGAGCAGCGGCGTCGCTCTCAACTTCAACTTGGAGAAGGAGTACGAGCGCAACTCGGAGCGCTACTCGCTCCTCAAGTGGGCGCAGTCCTCATTCACTGGGATGCGCGTCTTCCCCCCCGGAAAGGGCATCTGCCACCAGGTCAACCTAGAGTACCTCTCGAAGGTCGTGACCACGGCCAAGTCGGGGGGCGGCCTCGAGGCTTTCCCAGACACGCTCGTCGGCACCGACTCTCATACAACCATGGTGAACGGGCTTGGCGTCTTGGGCTGGGGAGTCGGCGGGATCGAGGCTGAGGCCGTCATGCTGGGCGAGCCCTACCACATGCCGATCCCGAAGGTACTCGGAGTGAGGTTCACAGGGCGCCTCCAGGAAGGAGTCACACCCACAGACATGGTCCTGACCGTGACAGAGAGGCTCAGGGAGAAGAACGTGGTGGGCTCCTTCGTCGAGTATTTCGGCGAGGGCTACAGGGCGCTCTCCGTCCCCGACCGGGCGACGATAGGGAACATGTCACCCGAATACGGCGCCACCGTCGGGTTCTGCCCGGTTGACGAATCGACACTAGCGTATCTGCTCGGGACTGGAAGGGAGAAGCGCCACGTAGAGTTCGTCAGAGACTTCGCCAGACAGAACGGCTTCTTCGCCGAAGGGTCGGAACCGAAGTACTCGGAGGTCATGGTCGTTGACCTGGACAAGATCGAACCCTCCATAGCCGGCCCCAGGAACCCGGAGGAGAGGCGGGCGCTCAAGTCCGTCCCAACCTTCGCAGTGGACTTCCTCCACCGTTATCGAGCCGCTTCTCCAGCTGGGTCGGGAGCCGGAGGCGCAACGTCCGCTTCAGGCGCTCAGGTAGTGCTCCAGCAAAGGAAGTTGCAGGGGGCGCCGCTCGAAGACGGGACAGTTGTGATCGCAGCGATAACAAGTTGCACGAACACGTCCAACCCCACGGTCATGGTAGGCGCAGGTCTTATCGCGAAGAAGGCTGCCGAGAGAGGCCTTTCCCCGAAGCCATGGGTGAAGGCGAGCCTAGCGCCGGGTTCTACTGTAGTCACCGACTACCTCCGGAACTCTGGGCTTTTGCCGTACCTTGACAAGTTGGGCTTCAACATCGTTGGGTATGGCTGCACTACCTGCATAGGCAACAGCGGTCCCCTTTCCCCAGAGGTCGAGAGGGAAATCATCGAGCGTGACCTATACGCAGTGGCGGTCCTCTCGGGCAACAGAAATTTCGACGGCAGGATTCATCCACTTGCAAAGGGGTCGTTCCTGATGTCGCCGATGCTCGTCGTCGCCTACTCCCTTGCGGGAAGAATCGACTTCGACTTCTACAACTCGCCGCTCGGCGTGGACAAGACGGGAGAGAAGGTCTTCCTCAGTGACCTGTGGCCGAGCCAGGGTGAGATTAAAGAGGCGGCCGAAAGGTCGCTGAGCCCCGACCTCTACCGGAGGCGCTACGAGGGTGCGATGAAGGGGGACGACAAGTGGAACGCCCTGGCCTCATACACGGACGACCTCTATCATTGGCAGGAGGACTCCACCTATATCCGGCAGCCCCCCTGGTTCGACGAGTCGCAGACGAAATCTGCCAAGGCAGAAATTCGTGCCGCCAGGGCGCTTGCTCTTCTCGAGGACAAGGTCACGACAGATCACATCTCGCCAGCTGGGACCATAGCGGTAGACAGCCCTGCAGGAAAGTATCTACTGGGTAGGAAAGTGGACATGATCCACTTCAGCACGTATGGAAGCAGAAGGGGCAACCACGAGGTGATGGTTAGAGGAGGTTTCAGCAACATCAGGCTCAGGAACGCTCTCGCTGGCGGGAAGGAGGGTGGTTGGACAAGGCACCTCCCCAGCGGCGAAGTGACATCAATCTTCGACGCTTCGGGGCGTTACCAGCGGGAGGGCGTCCCACTCATCATCCTGGCAGGAAAGCAGTACGGTTCCGGCAGCTCGAGGGACTGGGCCGCGAAGGCCCCGAAGCTCCTCGGCGTCAGAGCAGTCATCGCCGAGAGCTTCGAGAGAATCCACAGGAGCAACCTGATCGCGATGGGAGTGCTCCCGCTCCAACTCATGGAAGGCGAGAACTGCAAGACACTTGGGCTGACTGGCGAGGAGACCTTCGACATTACCGGCATCTCGGCGATGAAGGGCCCGAAACAATTGGTGGACGTCATGGCGAGGGGAAAGGCCGGCGAGAAGAGGTTCAAGGTGATGTGCAGGGTGGACAACGCCACGGAGATGCGCTATATCGAGAGC
- a CDS encoding MFS transporter yields MDYKWTVLTVTTVGVLMSGIDSRIVVIGLPVVASALHADAEQAIWFTQSYTIGSTIALLFIGRVSDMFGRVKIYAVGFAVFTAGSLLTSVSVSPDLFIFFRVLQGLGSAALFANSAAIITDAFPSGELGLALGTNQVAFRVGAMFGLTISGLILSILDWRFLFYINIPVGIFGTLWARRQLRELGQTERSAPMDWPGFFSFTTFITTLLLALTYAAYGIGEESVVVALLVVSFVSLAAFVAVERRTERPLLDLRLLGIREFTGGVVTQLLNAIAFGAFILLISLYLQLVEGLSPFQAGIAIVPFDLAFLLVGPLSGRLSDKFGVLPFTTAGLATVSISLYLFSTTGPSAPYSLLLVYLVICGFGMGLFSSPNMSSVMGSVPGPRRGVASGLRATFFNVGLTLSFNVVILVMTFFLPYSLITSIISSTNISSIASSARVLFADGLDKAYLVLAVVNTVAIIPSLLRGRRVALKPAGNSNTGQLGSETTD; encoded by the coding sequence TTGGACTACAAGTGGACGGTGCTCACGGTAACAACAGTCGGCGTGCTCATGAGCGGAATCGACTCTCGCATCGTTGTCATCGGGCTCCCGGTGGTTGCTTCCGCCCTTCACGCGGATGCGGAGCAGGCGATCTGGTTCACTCAGTCATACACAATCGGAAGCACCATCGCGCTTCTCTTCATCGGGAGGGTGAGCGACATGTTCGGCAGGGTGAAGATCTACGCGGTGGGGTTCGCCGTCTTCACCGCCGGGTCCCTCCTCACCTCAGTCTCCGTCTCGCCCGACTTGTTCATCTTCTTCAGGGTCCTCCAAGGGCTCGGATCCGCTGCCCTCTTCGCTAACAGCGCGGCCATTATCACTGACGCATTCCCGTCCGGCGAGCTGGGCCTCGCCCTCGGCACGAACCAGGTAGCGTTCAGGGTGGGCGCGATGTTCGGGCTCACAATCAGTGGACTGATACTGTCGATTCTGGATTGGAGGTTCCTCTTCTACATCAACATACCCGTCGGAATCTTCGGCACGCTCTGGGCGAGGAGGCAGCTCAGGGAACTCGGTCAGACGGAGAGGAGCGCCCCGATGGACTGGCCCGGGTTCTTCTCGTTTACGACCTTCATCACTACTCTCCTGCTGGCACTGACGTACGCGGCGTACGGAATAGGCGAGGAGTCGGTAGTAGTCGCACTGCTGGTTGTGTCTTTTGTGAGCCTCGCCGCCTTCGTGGCCGTCGAGCGCAGAACTGAGCGTCCGCTGCTCGACCTCCGCCTCCTCGGAATAAGAGAGTTCACAGGGGGAGTGGTCACGCAACTGCTCAACGCCATAGCCTTCGGCGCGTTCATACTTCTCATCAGCCTCTACCTCCAGCTCGTCGAGGGGCTATCACCCTTTCAGGCAGGCATAGCCATCGTTCCCTTCGACCTGGCTTTCCTGCTCGTGGGGCCACTCAGCGGGCGCCTCTCAGACAAGTTCGGGGTCCTCCCGTTTACGACGGCCGGCCTCGCAACAGTGAGCATCTCCCTCTACCTTTTCTCCACCACAGGCCCGTCCGCCCCCTACTCCCTCCTGCTCGTCTACCTCGTCATCTGTGGATTCGGCATGGGTCTCTTCTCGTCCCCCAACATGAGCTCGGTGATGGGGTCTGTCCCTGGGCCCAGGAGGGGGGTTGCTTCAGGCCTCAGGGCGACGTTCTTCAACGTGGGGCTGACGCTCAGCTTCAACGTCGTTATCCTTGTGATGACCTTCTTCCTTCCGTACTCGCTCATCACCTCGATCATCTCTTCCACCAACATATCGTCGATTGCGTCATCGGCCAGGGTTCTGTTCGCCGACGGCCTTGACAAGGCGTATCTTGTACTGGCCGTGGTCAACACAGTCGCCATCATACCTTCGCTTCTGAGGGGTCGTCGGGTGGCCCTCAAGCCAGCGGGAAATTCAAATACAGGCCAGCTCGGCTCGGAGACAACTGATTGA
- a CDS encoding MarR family transcriptional regulator, which translates to MQATTEPGLELWQSIRTVYRTALKRLNARLAKEKISFSQYSVLLALSRNGPMPMSRLGEHMLVAPANVTGLVDRMESKGFVRRRRDRKDRRLYVIEPTQEGSRIFKNISSRFVKYASSLSSTLSPGELASALSALRKVREKVAESTEI; encoded by the coding sequence ATGCAGGCGACCACTGAACCGGGGCTGGAGCTTTGGCAGAGCATCAGGACGGTCTACAGGACAGCGCTGAAAAGGCTCAACGCAAGGTTAGCGAAAGAGAAGATCTCCTTCTCACAGTATAGCGTCCTCCTCGCTCTCTCACGGAACGGGCCGATGCCGATGAGCAGGCTCGGGGAGCACATGCTCGTCGCCCCAGCGAACGTAACCGGACTTGTCGACAGGATGGAGTCGAAGGGCTTCGTTAGGCGGAGGCGAGACAGGAAGGACAGAAGACTCTACGTGATTGAACCTACCCAGGAGGGGTCGCGGATCTTCAAGAACATCTCCAGCAGGTTCGTCAAGTACGCGAGCAGCCTGAGCTCAACCTTGAGCCCTGGAGAACTGGCCTCAGCGCTCTCGGCGCTCCGAAAAGTCAGGGAAAAGGTCGCCGAGTCGACTGAAATCTAG
- a CDS encoding helix-turn-helix domain-containing protein, with amino-acid sequence MKPFRVHDRKDRAYVAALAFGDFHVSKHGRKVRIEASSTHPAQIDLVTGLFNEYGKQIRYPIRSGRVVAWRVTYNLDRAFSFLFQAKDLVKKGLSSSRLFYSTLSGLTDSEGHVGLTRRGDTAYPVLTISNTNRQIMQLLHHRLRCRGYPANLEAREYSRGALIYEVSVRGVKALNLLRKLNLRHREKVLARSIVLHASHSPKHSLGSYRRFRRQLELERDAYVLSAIEEYRKRKCRKAKRVRAFERVTANAVMMRREGLTIEEIAKSLNRSKRTVYRLLGRKTRYGIPEETEQANQGEKPVLAQARVQPS; translated from the coding sequence GTGAAACCATTCCGGGTTCACGATAGGAAGGACCGAGCCTACGTCGCGGCCCTAGCATTCGGTGATTTCCACGTAAGCAAGCATGGAAGAAAGGTTCGCATAGAGGCATCCTCGACACATCCTGCTCAGATTGACCTAGTTACGGGATTGTTCAACGAGTACGGGAAGCAAATCAGGTACCCGATAAGGAGTGGACGTGTAGTAGCTTGGCGAGTAACGTACAACCTCGACAGGGCGTTTTCATTCCTCTTCCAAGCTAAGGACTTGGTAAAGAAAGGATTGTCGAGTTCGAGGCTGTTCTATTCCACTCTCTCAGGACTCACTGATTCGGAGGGGCACGTGGGTCTGACTAGGAGGGGTGACACAGCATATCCAGTCTTGACGATAAGCAATACCAACCGGCAGATAATGCAGCTTCTCCATCATCGTTTGAGGTGCAGAGGATACCCAGCGAATCTTGAAGCCCGTGAATACTCGCGCGGCGCACTAATCTATGAGGTCTCTGTAAGGGGTGTAAAGGCGCTGAACCTCCTCCGTAAACTGAATCTGAGGCACAGGGAGAAAGTCTTAGCGAGGTCGATTGTCTTGCATGCATCGCATAGCCCAAAGCATTCGCTTGGCTCCTACCGCAGATTCCGTCGACAATTGGAACTGGAGAGGGACGCTTACGTCCTAAGTGCGATCGAAGAGTACCGGAAGAGGAAGTGTAGGAAGGCCAAGCGGGTGCGAGCATTTGAAAGAGTCACAGCCAACGCAGTGATGATGAGACGAGAAGGTTTGACGATAGAGGAAATAGCAAAATCTTTGAACAGGTCGAAAAGGACAGTCTATAGGCTGTTAGGCAGGAAAACCAGATATGGAATCCCAGAGGAAACCGAACAGGCTAATCAAGGAGAAAAGCCCGTACTTGCTCAAGCACGCGTACAACCCAGTTGA
- a CDS encoding thioredoxin domain-containing protein gives MESQRKPNRLIKEKSPYLLKHAYNPVDWYTWNDEALARAKNDGKPIFLSIGYSSCHWCNAMERESFEDEETAAYLNKHFIPIKVDREERPELDAYYMNAVQAMTGGGGWPLTVFLTPDLRPFYGGTYFPPNPRQGMPSFMQVLEFVAKLWNDNKGEVSRNAEQVAGALQEEPSAEKELTKSVLDEAYAELAASFDTEHGGFGGAPKFPLPLYLEYLLRYNFRTGKELALKAVTKTLDEIGRGGIRDHVGGGFHRYSTDRLWLVPHFEKMLYDNALLARVYLRAFRVTGAQQYASAATDALGWMIREMASTEGAFYSAQDADTDEGEGVYYAWTPGDVERVVGRGASDVFCYVYGVTRNGNFEGGKSLLNTAHSLEEAASRFGVDTKGLEKSMREWKSKLYEARLKRPRPATDTKVLTSWNGLAISALAEAGRTLQDETYLAAARKAAKFILTTNRREGSLFRRYAGGEAAIPGVLEDYAFFAEGLLDLFEATGEPQWLEESLALSKRMVELFWEEGSGSFFMSVDSIPARVRDDHDGPVPSGSSSAVVVLTRLSAITGEDALREKAEKALRQLAYRLERQPTSHTYLLGAADMLLNGMREVVITGKDKASTRQMAREATKVYIPDSVLVTATKEHFGRLSRLTPLLEGRTPGPKPVAYVCQNFACKLPARTAGELAEQLGRAKGFRNS, from the coding sequence ATGGAATCCCAGAGGAAACCGAACAGGCTAATCAAGGAGAAAAGCCCGTACTTGCTCAAGCACGCGTACAACCCAGTTGATTGGTATACCTGGAACGACGAAGCACTTGCAAGAGCCAAGAACGACGGGAAGCCAATATTCCTCAGCATAGGCTACTCTTCCTGCCATTGGTGCAATGCGATGGAGAGGGAATCCTTCGAGGACGAGGAGACTGCCGCGTACCTGAACAAGCATTTCATCCCAATCAAGGTCGACAGGGAGGAGAGGCCGGAACTCGACGCCTACTACATGAACGCGGTGCAGGCGATGACAGGCGGCGGAGGCTGGCCGTTGACCGTCTTCCTTACACCGGACCTCAGACCGTTCTACGGAGGGACGTACTTCCCTCCGAACCCGCGCCAGGGCATGCCGAGCTTCATGCAGGTCCTTGAATTCGTAGCGAAGCTCTGGAATGACAACAAGGGCGAGGTGTCGAGGAACGCAGAGCAGGTTGCCGGTGCTCTCCAAGAAGAACCGTCTGCGGAGAAAGAACTGACGAAGTCAGTCCTCGACGAGGCCTACGCTGAGCTGGCTGCCTCGTTTGACACCGAGCACGGCGGGTTCGGCGGGGCCCCAAAGTTCCCCCTTCCGCTGTACCTAGAATACCTCCTGAGGTACAACTTCAGGACGGGGAAGGAGCTCGCCCTCAAGGCGGTCACGAAGACGCTCGACGAAATCGGGAGAGGCGGAATAAGGGACCACGTCGGTGGGGGGTTCCACAGGTACTCCACTGACAGGCTGTGGCTTGTGCCTCACTTTGAGAAGATGCTCTACGACAATGCGCTGCTCGCCCGCGTCTATCTCCGCGCCTTCCGCGTCACGGGCGCCCAGCAGTACGCGTCTGCCGCCACCGATGCGCTGGGGTGGATGATTAGGGAGATGGCCTCCACTGAGGGCGCCTTCTACTCTGCCCAGGATGCTGACACCGACGAGGGAGAGGGTGTTTACTACGCCTGGACGCCCGGGGATGTCGAACGCGTCGTGGGTCGCGGGGCCTCCGACGTCTTCTGCTATGTCTACGGAGTCACCAGAAACGGGAACTTCGAGGGAGGCAAGTCCCTCCTCAACACGGCCCATTCTCTCGAGGAGGCTGCCTCAAGATTCGGTGTAGACACGAAGGGCCTCGAGAAGAGCATGCGGGAATGGAAGTCGAAACTCTACGAGGCCCGGCTGAAGAGGCCCAGGCCTGCCACCGACACCAAAGTCCTGACGTCCTGGAACGGGCTCGCCATCTCGGCCCTCGCCGAAGCAGGCCGCACGCTTCAGGACGAGACGTACCTCGCCGCGGCAAGGAAGGCAGCCAAGTTCATCTTGACGACCAACAGACGCGAGGGGTCGCTGTTCAGAAGGTACGCAGGCGGAGAGGCAGCAATTCCGGGAGTGCTGGAGGACTACGCATTCTTTGCAGAGGGCCTGCTGGACCTGTTTGAGGCGACGGGCGAACCTCAGTGGCTCGAGGAGTCGCTTGCATTGTCAAAGAGGATGGTGGAGCTATTCTGGGAAGAAGGGAGTGGCTCGTTCTTCATGAGCGTGGACTCGATCCCAGCCAGGGTAAGGGATGACCACGACGGTCCAGTCCCGTCGGGGAGCTCCTCTGCAGTTGTCGTACTGACGAGGCTCTCGGCAATCACCGGGGAAGACGCTCTGAGGGAGAAAGCAGAGAAGGCGCTCCGCCAGCTCGCTTACCGCCTCGAAAGACAGCCCACCTCCCACACATACTTGCTCGGAGCGGCAGACATGCTTCTGAACGGGATGCGCGAGGTTGTCATCACTGGCAAGGACAAGGCAAGTACGAGACAGATGGCGCGGGAGGCGACGAAGGTCTACATCCCTGACTCCGTGCTCGTCACGGCAACGAAGGAACACTTTGGAAGACTCTCCAGACTGACGCCCCTGCTGGAGGGGAGGACTCCGGGGCCGAAGCCGGTGGCGTACGTCTGCCAGAACTTCGCTTGCAAGCTGCCTGCGCGCACCGCGGGCGAATTGGCGGAGCAGCTCGGGCGAGCAAAGGGGTTTCGCAACAGCTAA
- a CDS encoding transposase, whose amino-acid sequence MGHPWKSRGEKRTIVWNQEQPEEVTRYLVDMREAIRYALQVAYRDMARDSGRIPSPITLRREAKEWFNSRYSYARHHINPVCRAAIALLRSYRKNRYGEFRIPEVKKLAMRIDSELFKIVDGSIRITVQPNKYVWLPIKTSNKHYEEYSTGKASELLITDRKVCLTFIVSNGEKKPLGERLAASDLNFKTIDSTRVSLSNQPALVGVETQPIKEIVRIQNDFSRRRRMMQKHIKNPQKRAKKLMGTRGRQRNRVKDVLHKLSTEQVRRNPDTTFVFENLKGIRRNGETKSREFRTYLNRWPYRLYQSMVEYKSPNRTIYVSPRGTSSECPVCGGNLEHPAWAVSRCVKCGVDYDRDRLASLAILCRGLRLCGQPFAVSADASWQLLKDEYLHTPTTPEGGRAGWTEVANAPNGIVCESERSQKR is encoded by the coding sequence TTGGGGCACCCTTGGAAGTCGAGGGGAGAGAAAAGGACAATCGTCTGGAATCAGGAACAGCCCGAAGAGGTGACGCGATACCTCGTTGATATGCGGGAGGCGATTCGATACGCCCTCCAAGTGGCATACAGAGATATGGCAAGGGACTCGGGCAGGATTCCATCTCCGATAACTCTCAGGAGAGAGGCCAAGGAATGGTTCAACTCCCGATATTCATACGCAAGGCATCACATCAACCCAGTCTGTAGGGCAGCCATCGCCCTGCTTCGCTCGTACAGGAAGAACCGCTATGGTGAATTCAGAATACCCGAGGTGAAGAAGCTGGCGATGAGAATTGATTCGGAGCTGTTCAAGATTGTTGATGGAAGTATCAGAATCACAGTCCAGCCGAACAAGTACGTCTGGCTTCCAATCAAGACTTCAAACAAGCACTACGAAGAGTACAGCACGGGGAAGGCTTCGGAGCTCCTCATCACGGACAGGAAGGTCTGCCTGACATTCATCGTCAGCAATGGCGAGAAGAAGCCTCTGGGAGAGAGGCTTGCGGCCTCAGACCTCAACTTCAAGACCATTGACTCTACAAGGGTATCCCTGAGCAATCAGCCTGCACTGGTTGGCGTGGAGACGCAACCAATCAAGGAGATAGTGCGGATTCAGAACGACTTCTCGAGGAGGAGAAGGATGATGCAGAAACATATCAAGAACCCCCAGAAGAGAGCAAAGAAGCTCATGGGGACTAGAGGGAGGCAAAGGAACAGGGTCAAGGATGTTCTCCATAAATTGTCAACGGAGCAGGTGAGGAGGAATCCAGATACAACATTCGTCTTCGAGAACCTCAAGGGAATCAGGAGAAACGGAGAGACGAAGAGCAGGGAGTTCAGGACCTATCTGAACAGATGGCCATACCGACTCTACCAATCGATGGTAGAATACAAGTCGCCGAATCGCACCATCTACGTGAGCCCGAGGGGGACCTCGTCAGAGTGTCCCGTCTGCGGTGGAAACCTGGAGCACCCGGCTTGGGCTGTGAGCAGGTGCGTCAAATGCGGCGTGGACTACGACAGGGACAGGCTCGCCTCGCTGGCGATACTCTGTCGTGGACTGCGCCTGTGCGGCCAACCGTTTGCCGTGAGTGCGGACGCCTCTTGGCAGCTGTTGAAGGATGAATACCTGCACACTCCCACCACGCCTGAAGGTGGGAGAGCAGGTTGGACTGAGGTTGCCAACGCTCCGAATGGAATCGTATGTGAAAGCGAACGATCCCAGAAACGGTAG
- a CDS encoding MFS transporter, whose product MEKASTTKRGLAILYIAMLVSRVGFGVIIILFPLYIARSSDLATAGSLALYPIFEATAALPMGRLCDVRGRKLVFTVSLCYMGLLIATVGLTRDIYVVSAIHALMGIGAAGVTVSSLTMITDLTVERNRGTGMGTFDFANIGGYALGLLLGGRFEAVFFANLGYAFFVTGGAVVAAFVVSLIILREPPHLPRGVEMSLNPFKAIDERSKAILPIWFSITLLLGIVFFLPRALARVGVGGGATANLLFVGVVILGVGSIGFGALSDVIGRTRVLLVGVVGLGGLLVSVGLTFPRGLEVVISNLPVIGAFAILTSALVPTILATVGDRARGDMRGSAMGLYSVMLSLGSAVGTVVAGIAHTVRGLPGIFEAATAIFLIACAASFLLWRRASKPL is encoded by the coding sequence ATGGAGAAAGCCAGCACCACCAAGAGGGGGTTGGCGATCCTCTACATCGCCATGCTCGTATCCAGGGTCGGGTTTGGCGTCATCATTATCCTCTTCCCGTTGTACATCGCAAGGTCGTCGGACCTGGCAACGGCTGGCTCGCTCGCGCTGTACCCAATCTTCGAGGCAACCGCGGCGCTGCCAATGGGTCGACTCTGCGATGTCAGGGGGAGGAAGCTGGTCTTCACCGTCTCCCTCTGCTACATGGGACTTCTGATCGCCACGGTGGGTCTGACGAGGGACATCTACGTCGTCTCTGCGATTCACGCGCTGATGGGGATAGGCGCAGCCGGCGTCACAGTTTCCTCCCTGACGATGATAACTGACCTCACCGTCGAAAGGAACAGGGGCACAGGAATGGGCACCTTCGACTTCGCCAATATCGGCGGCTATGCGCTGGGTCTCCTCCTCGGGGGGAGATTCGAGGCCGTGTTCTTCGCCAACTTGGGATACGCCTTCTTCGTCACCGGCGGAGCCGTGGTTGCCGCTTTCGTGGTTTCGTTAATCATCCTCCGGGAGCCGCCCCACTTGCCCCGCGGGGTCGAGATGAGCCTCAACCCGTTCAAGGCAATCGACGAAAGGTCAAAGGCCATACTCCCCATCTGGTTCAGCATCACACTCCTCCTCGGTATCGTCTTCTTTTTGCCCAGGGCTCTCGCCAGGGTGGGGGTTGGGGGAGGCGCCACGGCGAACCTCCTCTTCGTCGGGGTCGTGATTCTTGGCGTCGGTTCGATTGGATTCGGAGCTCTGTCGGACGTCATTGGCAGGACAAGGGTCCTTTTGGTAGGCGTCGTGGGCCTCGGTGGGCTTCTGGTGTCTGTGGGACTGACGTTTCCGAGGGGTCTCGAAGTTGTCATTTCGAACCTTCCAGTGATAGGCGCTTTCGCCATACTCACCTCGGCGCTCGTCCCAACCATCCTTGCGACAGTGGGCGACCGGGCCAGGGGAGATATGAGAGGTTCTGCGATGGGCCTGTACAGCGTGATGCTGAGCTTGGGAAGCGCGGTTGGGACAGTTGTCGCAGGGATCGCACACACTGTAAGGGGGTTGCCAGGTATCTTCGAGGCGGCGACTGCCATCTTCCTCATAGCTTGCGCCGCCAGCTTTCTGCTCTGGCGGAGGGCCAGCAAACCATTATAG
- a CDS encoding 4Fe-4S binding protein → MKGLQYTLPVSVRRNVALQATSITREPINAARFVRPVARVYVIPERCKECDYCWTFCPQDVLELSDETNANGYRHPRVKKGKENDCVDCGMCTWLCPDFAIFTSVVNPGQ, encoded by the coding sequence ATGAAAGGCCTCCAGTACACACTCCCAGTGTCTGTGAGGAGGAACGTAGCGCTGCAGGCCACCTCCATAACCAGAGAGCCAATCAACGCCGCACGATTCGTCAGGCCAGTTGCAAGAGTCTACGTAATCCCAGAACGGTGCAAGGAATGCGACTACTGTTGGACATTCTGCCCCCAGGATGTTCTAGAGCTCTCCGATGAGACCAACGCGAATGGTTACCGTCATCCCAGGGTCAAGAAGGGAAAGGAGAATGATTGCGTGGACTGTGGCATGTGCACCTGGCTCTGCCCAGACTTCGCGATATTCACGTCGGTGGTGAATCCGGGACAATGA